The nucleotide sequence ACCCCAAAGCCCCGGACGGAATACCGTTCATCAGCAACCGATGTGGCGACGATCCCCGGTCTGCTGTATGCTCACCAGAACACAACGTAGAGTGCCAGGGTCGCCAGAACGACCAGGGTACCCCAGATCTTGACGTCGCCCTTGCTCTCCAGGTTCATCTTGGGGTTCACCGGCAGGTCAACCGGACGGGGCATCGGGGCGGCAAGCCGCATGACCGTAAGCACAGCCAGCACGATAAAGAAACACACCGCCATGCGGTCCAGGAAGGACATTTCCTTCGACCACCACAGGCCATGGGCGCACATCCAGGGACCGATCCACCACTTGAAGCCGCCGTACAGAACGGGATTGAGGAGCAGACCTGCCGTGCCGCAGGCCCGGGGGGCCCTGTGAACCAACACACCGAACAGGAAAATCGCCAGAATGCCCGGCGAGATAAAACCCTGGAATTCCTGGATGAAGGTAAAAATGCCGCCGAACTTCGGATTGTCCAGTCTGGGGGCGATGAGCATCGCGATCAGGACGAACGCGACCACGCAGATGCGGCCCGTGGTGACCAACTGGAACTGCGTGGCGTCCTTCTTCAGTTTGCGGAAGATGTCCATCGCGAAGATGGTCGACGACGAGTTCAACATCGAGGCCAGCGAGCTGACCACCGCGCCGAAGATGGCCGCGAGCACGAAGCCTTTCAGTCCGCTTCCCAGGGGCAGGAGGTTCTTGATCAGCACCGGGAAGGCCGCGTCGTAATCTCGCAGCACCAGCTCGCGGACGGTGCCCTTGAATTCCTTGTCGCCGGCTTTCTTCAGGAGATCGGCGTTGCGATTCATCAGAAGCTGCGGGTCAGACTTTGCCTGAGCCAGCCACTCGTTCGGCAATTCCACGCCAAGTGCTGCGGCGTTGAAACTCACGATGCACGCCGCATCCGCCGTGTGATCCTCGGCGAAACTTCCTGTAAAACGAAAGACCGTCAGATCTTGGGGCGGCTTGGTCCGCGCGCGGTCGAGTTGCCTGTTGATCGCCTTGAGATCGTTCACGTAAAGGGGATCAGCGGCGTCGGGCTTGACGTCGTCGGAAAGCTGCGGGTAGAGATCAGGAGCAAACGCGGCAATCGCCTTGGCGTTCTTGACCACGGCCGCGTTTCGCAGGTCGCCGGAAAACAGGTTGTACGCCAGGATGCCCGGAATCACTACCACGAACGGAACCAGCAGCTTCAGAAACGCCGCGAAGACCACACCCCGCTGCCCTTCCGCGAGGGACTTCGAGCCCAGCGTGCGTTGGGTGATGTACTGGTTCAATCCCCAATAGAAGAAATTCGGAATCCACAGGCCCACGACCAGGGCGGTCCATGGCACCTCGGGGTCCGACGCCGGCTTCACCATGTGCAGCTTTCCGGTCGCCCAATCGCCGGCATTCAGCATGCGAAGACGTTCCAACGCTCCGGCACCGCCCAGGGCGGTCGCGTCGACGGGC is from Phycisphaerae bacterium and encodes:
- a CDS encoding sodium/solute symporter (Members of the Solute:Sodium Symporter (SSS), TC 2.A.21 as described in tcdb.org, catalyze solute:Na+ symport. Known solutes for members of the family include sugars, amino acids, nucleosides, inositols, vitamins, urea or anions, depending on the system.) — translated: MGLADILVFVLFVAAVIAVGLWKSRGEETRSEHGAQDYFLAGRGLTWWLVGFSLIAANISTEQFVGMSGKAADWLGMAIASYEWMAAITLVVVAFLFLPKFLKSGIYTIPEFLEYRYNTFARTVMAISTLIILVGVPTASVIYSGAKVITVNFQGQSVFGFDLGSIEVGCWIIGTLAAIYVFAGGLKACAWADLIQGSALIVGGVIIAFLAMRWLGNADPGALAATATAPVDATALGGAGALERLRMLNAGDWATGKLHMVKPASDPEVPWTALVVGLWIPNFFYWGLNQYITQRTLGSKSLAEGQRGVVFAAFLKLLVPFVVVIPGILAYNLFSGDLRNAAVVKNAKAIAAFAPDLYPQLSDDVKPDAADPLYVNDLKAINRQLDRARTKPPQDLTVFRFTGSFAEDHTADAACIVSFNAAALGVELPNEWLAQAKSDPQLLMNRNADLLKKAGDKEFKGTVRELVLRDYDAAFPVLIKNLLPLGSGLKGFVLAAIFGAVVSSLASMLNSSSTIFAMDIFRKLKKDATQFQLVTTGRICVVAFVLIAMLIAPRLDNPKFGGIFTFIQEFQGFISPGILAIFLFGVLVHRAPRACGTAGLLLNPVLYGGFKWWIGPWMCAHGLWWSKEMSFLDRMAVCFFIVLAVLTVMRLAAPMPRPVDLPVNPKMNLESKGDVKIWGTLVVLATLALYVVFW